A section of the Magnetococcales bacterium genome encodes:
- a CDS encoding metallophosphoesterase has product MFNIKLRSREFFAALAESPPGVVRCRRSWRQERERREKILVHHFDPSGWDDNWFGNSLKGLQAILKKSALYDRGIQNALNIQVVSEELFFPNLPEAFDGYTILHLSDLHFGSLPQVDDIIIQTLDNQECDLCVITGDFRASILDSHDHLLTQMKRVVNTVAAHDGFLAVLGNHDAADMAEPLDELGCRVLINARVILRRQDAAMHILGLDDTHFFPSRMAMAALAAPRQENFSILLVHSPDVAQAAARNGFDLYLCGHTHGGQICWPTGTPILTGLRDGLFHHSHGLWRQGSMLGRTSNGLGASLVPVRFFNRPEIVRIVLRKRLDAVPQDVVS; this is encoded by the coding sequence ATGTTCAACATAAAATTGCGTTCCAGGGAATTTTTCGCCGCCCTGGCTGAATCCCCGCCAGGGGTTGTGCGTTGTCGTCGCTCCTGGCGGCAGGAGCGGGAACGTCGTGAAAAAATCCTGGTTCACCATTTTGATCCATCCGGCTGGGACGACAACTGGTTCGGGAACAGTCTCAAAGGGTTGCAGGCCATTCTGAAAAAAAGTGCCCTGTATGATCGCGGCATTCAGAATGCGTTGAATATTCAAGTGGTCAGCGAAGAGTTGTTCTTCCCGAATCTGCCCGAGGCGTTTGACGGATACACCATTCTGCATTTGTCGGACCTTCATTTTGGCTCCCTGCCGCAGGTGGATGACATCATCATCCAGACCCTTGACAACCAGGAATGCGATTTGTGTGTCATTACCGGGGATTTTCGGGCCAGCATCCTGGACAGTCATGACCATCTCCTGACCCAGATGAAAAGAGTCGTTAACACAGTTGCCGCCCACGATGGTTTTCTGGCTGTGCTTGGCAATCATGACGCTGCGGACATGGCTGAGCCTCTGGATGAATTGGGTTGCCGGGTGCTGATCAATGCCCGGGTCATTCTGCGCCGTCAGGACGCCGCCATGCACATCCTGGGACTGGATGACACCCATTTTTTTCCTTCCCGCATGGCCATGGCGGCCCTTGCTGCTCCGCGCCAGGAAAATTTCAGTATTCTTCTGGTCCACTCCCCGGATGTCGCCCAGGCCGCCGCCCGGAATGGCTTTGATCTTTATCTTTGCGGCCATACACATGGTGGCCAGATTTGCTGGCCGACGGGAACTCCCATCCTGACCGGTTTGCGGGATGGATTGTTTCACCACAGTCATGGCTTGTGGCGACAGGGCAGCATGCTGGGACGAACCTCCAATGGCCTGGGTGCTTCCCTGGTACCGGTCCGCTTTTTCAACCGCCCGGAAATTGTCCGGATTGTCTTGAGAAAAAGGTTGGATGCCGTTCCGCAAGATGTGGTATCGTGA
- a CDS encoding antitoxin family protein yields MWYRERWIGKQINQQSVLVGQAMLEAVEAVCINGIIKPLEPIIFEDAEHLVILRFPKTISPAQPAHTPQNVTVEWQQLVGVLKNSPNFKGDPAAIQRAMRHEWD; encoded by the coding sequence ATGTGGTATCGTGAACGCTGGATTGGTAAACAGATCAATCAACAATCGGTCCTTGTGGGGCAAGCCATGCTTGAAGCTGTCGAAGCTGTTTGCATCAACGGCATCATCAAACCTTTGGAACCGATCATCTTTGAAGATGCGGAACATTTGGTGATATTGCGTTTTCCCAAAACGATATCACCTGCACAGCCAGCACACACGCCTCAGAATGTCACCGTAGAATGGCAACAGTTGGTTGGAGTCTTGAAAAATTCTCCCAACTTTAAAGGCGATCCCGCAGCAATCCAGCGTGCCATGCGCCATGAGTGGGATTGA
- a CDS encoding PIN domain-containing protein: MSGIDWLLDTSMVIGLLKDYPHAVALAEEQELTLDRTAISQITRMELLGFPGLTENEETAIQSFLNAGHVILLDAAIEQHAIRLRRAGLLKLPDAIIAATAIARRLRLLTLDRDLSKVMSDLYSGW; encoded by the coding sequence ATGAGTGGGATTGATTGGTTATTGGATACCAGCATGGTGATTGGTCTGCTCAAGGATTATCCTCATGCTGTAGCCTTGGCCGAAGAACAGGAATTGACATTGGACCGTACCGCAATCAGTCAGATCACGCGCATGGAATTGTTGGGATTTCCTGGCCTGACTGAAAACGAGGAAACCGCTATCCAATCGTTTCTAAACGCCGGTCATGTCATATTGCTGGACGCCGCCATTGAGCAGCATGCGATCCGGTTACGTCGTGCCGGCTTGCTGAAATTGCCTGACGCCATTATCGCCGCTACTGCGATTGCCCGGCGGTTGCGCTTGCTTACTTTGGACCGAGACTTGTCCAAGGTAATGTCTGATTTATATTCTGGTTGGTGA
- a CDS encoding molybdenum cofactor biosynthesis protein MoaE, with the protein MIRIQHEDFSIEAEIRALTANNSRIGAVVAMVGTVRDLATDARVIALELEHYPGMTERELEKIIVAAQARFQVEGLTVVHRIGRLALGENIVLVVASAAHRAEAFDACRFLIDHLKVRATFWKKEITEQGERWVDTCPGCEAANIQPDQDQDLDHQDRHQHGDQDSHRHGHHAHPTKAPHDHPLPGHDSHRCRQDRHQHDHDRHGHDHDDRHGHGHGHGHGHGCGHGHDHDRHGHGHGHGHGHGHGHGHGHSHSHSHGQQDWTGLRVGILTLSDSRNLGNDGSGDALEGLVRAAGGEMILRTLLPDDREQISHLLRQWADEHTLDVILTTGGTGPGPRDVTPEATRDVCNREMPGIPELIRQAGLAQVRSAVLTRGVAAMRGNTLIINLPGSRRGAAHSFQAVADLVPHIRRMAGGGGH; encoded by the coding sequence ATGATCCGTATTCAGCATGAAGATTTTTCCATCGAGGCGGAAATCCGGGCACTGACGGCCAACAATTCCCGCATAGGGGCGGTGGTTGCCATGGTCGGAACCGTGCGCGACCTGGCGACGGATGCCCGGGTCATTGCCTTGGAACTGGAGCATTATCCAGGCATGACCGAAAGGGAACTGGAAAAAATCATTGTTGCCGCCCAGGCCCGTTTTCAGGTGGAGGGGCTGACGGTGGTGCATCGTATCGGTCGTCTGGCTCTGGGCGAAAATATTGTTCTTGTTGTTGCCAGCGCAGCCCATCGTGCCGAGGCTTTCGATGCCTGTCGTTTCCTGATCGACCATTTGAAGGTGCGGGCCACATTCTGGAAAAAAGAGATTACCGAGCAAGGGGAACGGTGGGTTGATACCTGTCCGGGGTGCGAGGCCGCCAACATCCAGCCGGATCAGGATCAGGATCTGGATCACCAGGATAGGCACCAGCATGGTGACCAGGATTCGCATCGCCATGGTCATCACGCTCACCCGACCAAGGCCCCCCATGATCACCCTCTCCCCGGTCATGACTCGCACCGATGCCGGCAAGATCGACACCAACACGATCATGACCGGCATGGGCACGATCATGACGACCGGCATGGGCATGGACATGGGCATGGGCATGGACATGGATGTGGACATGGGCACGATCACGACCGGCATGGACATGGACACGGGCATGGACACGGGCATGGACACGGGCATGGACACGGTCACAGTCACAGTCACAGTCACGGACAACAGGATTGGACCGGTTTGCGGGTAGGTATCCTGACTCTCTCCGACAGCCGGAACCTGGGCAACGATGGCAGCGGGGATGCCCTGGAAGGACTGGTTCGGGCTGCGGGTGGCGAGATGATCCTCCGCACGCTTCTGCCCGATGACCGGGAACAAATCAGTCACCTTTTGCGACAATGGGCCGATGAACACACCCTGGATGTCATTCTCACCACCGGAGGTACCGGACCAGGCCCCCGGGATGTCACCCCCGAAGCCACGCGAGATGTCTGTAACCGGGAGATGCCCGGCATACCGGAATTGATTCGTCAGGCCGGTTTGGCACAGGTGCGCTCGGCAGTTCTGACCCGGGGGGTGGCTGCCATGCGCGGCAATACTTTGATCATCAATCTTCCCGGCTCACGGCGGGGGGCAGCCCACAGTTTTCAGGCCGTGGCCGACCTGGTACCCCATATCCGGCGTATGGCCGGGGGTGGCGGGCACTGA
- the moaD gene encoding molybdopterin converting factor subunit 1 — MARFLFFARVREKIGQTRMDIDLPGETCTVAEMLAFLRQQGENFAAALEGAHLRVAVNQVYARPHDPVKNSDEVAVFPPVSGG, encoded by the coding sequence ATGGCCCGTTTTTTGTTTTTTGCCCGGGTACGCGAAAAAATCGGTCAAACCCGGATGGACATTGACCTGCCCGGAGAGACGTGTACCGTTGCGGAGATGCTGGCTTTCTTGCGCCAGCAGGGTGAAAATTTCGCCGCCGCCCTGGAAGGGGCGCATTTGCGAGTGGCGGTCAACCAGGTGTATGCCCGTCCCCATGACCCGGTGAAAAACAGCGACGAAGTGGCCGTTTTTCCACCTGTCAGTGGGGGGTGA
- the mobA gene encoding molybdenum cofactor guanylyltransferase MobA, giving the protein MHKTDPADVMGVILAGGLSRRMAGQEKASLALNGKTLLERMVFSLTPQVATLAINANGDASRFASFGLPVFPDLRTDFPGPLAGIETALTMATMPWVLTVPTDLPFLPQNLVWILCQATQDPVIPVTVATGERLHPTVALWPRQIRPKITEALDAGQLALGQWFAGHPHRVVEFPLRADAPDPFFNINTPMDLAAAHQWLECGLARS; this is encoded by the coding sequence ATGCACAAAACAGACCCGGCGGATGTCATGGGCGTGATTCTGGCCGGTGGCTTGTCGCGCCGTATGGCGGGCCAGGAAAAAGCAAGTCTCGCCCTGAACGGCAAAACCCTTCTGGAGCGCATGGTTTTCTCCCTGACGCCACAGGTGGCAACCCTGGCCATCAATGCCAATGGCGATGCATCCCGGTTTGCATCCTTTGGTCTGCCGGTTTTTCCCGACCTGCGCACCGATTTTCCAGGTCCACTGGCCGGCATCGAAACGGCCTTGACCATGGCGACCATGCCCTGGGTCCTCACGGTACCGACGGATCTTCCTTTCCTGCCCCAGAACCTGGTCTGGATCCTGTGTCAGGCAACCCAGGATCCGGTGATTCCGGTCACTGTGGCCACAGGGGAACGCCTCCATCCGACTGTGGCCTTGTGGCCCCGTCAAATCCGGCCAAAAATTACCGAGGCTCTCGATGCGGGCCAATTGGCATTGGGTCAATGGTTTGCCGGTCACCCGCATCGGGTGGTAGAATTCCCGCTGCGGGCAGATGCCCCGGACCCCTTTTTCAACATCAATACCCCCATGGATCTGGCTGCGGCGCACCAGTGGCTGGAATGTGGACTTGCCAGGAGTTGA
- the maf gene encoding septum formation inhibitor Maf — protein sequence MHLVLASTSLFRRQLLERLGLPFVVSGPGVDETRLPDESPSALVQRLAEAKARAVGPDHPDSLIIGSDQVAEIDGYILGKPETHARAVAQLQQASGRRVAFVTGISLLNTATGRLQTDMVPFHAHFRPLSPPQIERYLLRERPYACAGSFKMEGLGIALFERLEGDDPTALIGLPLIRLVTMLAEEGVDVI from the coding sequence ATGCATCTGGTGTTGGCTTCCACATCCTTGTTTCGGCGACAATTACTGGAACGACTGGGACTTCCCTTCGTCGTGAGTGGACCGGGCGTGGACGAAACACGTCTGCCAGATGAGTCACCGTCGGCACTGGTGCAACGTTTGGCCGAGGCCAAAGCCCGGGCTGTTGGCCCCGATCATCCCGACAGCCTGATCATTGGTTCCGACCAGGTGGCGGAAATCGATGGGTATATTCTCGGCAAACCGGAAACTCATGCCCGGGCCGTGGCGCAGTTGCAACAGGCCTCCGGACGGCGCGTGGCCTTTGTAACCGGAATTTCCCTGTTGAATACGGCCACGGGACGCCTGCAAACGGACATGGTTCCTTTTCATGCCCACTTTCGCCCGCTCAGCCCGCCCCAGATCGAACGCTACCTGCTGCGGGAGCGTCCCTACGCTTGCGCCGGGAGCTTTAAAATGGAAGGATTGGGCATCGCCCTGTTCGAACGCCTGGAAGGCGATGACCCCACGGCGTTGATCGGCTTGCCTCTCATCCGTCTGGTGACCATGCTTGCGGAAGAAGGAGTGGATGTGATCTGA
- a CDS encoding sulfurtransferase has product MSGNHVSMPGKLFRVWLTRSVSLLLMVIFMTFSTAATAAPDGNGFPGKFVETSWLVNHLNDPDLRIVQVGGDNFYANLHIPGALLVLYQEIVTTRDGVPAMRADAADLVALFGRLGIGPTTRVLAYDAAGGLDAARFIWTLATLGHEQGAVLDGGMVAWYQESKPVTPVVPSVPSVAFKPAPTETWSSTWNEVQKISQSQDPTILLDTRSEGEYLGRNLNGPRGHIPRARHLDWTESLRDRQMPVLKDRQLLMDLLAARGLRTPDQPVIVYCQTAHRASQTWLLLRHLGFSQVRLYDGSMAEWGLRNLPLVVGANPQ; this is encoded by the coding sequence ATGTCTGGCAACCATGTATCCATGCCCGGAAAGCTTTTTCGCGTCTGGTTGACGCGCTCCGTTTCTCTTTTGCTCATGGTGATATTCATGACGTTTTCCACTGCGGCAACTGCCGCCCCGGATGGCAATGGATTTCCGGGAAAATTTGTTGAAACCTCCTGGCTGGTGAACCACCTGAACGACCCGGATCTGCGGATTGTCCAGGTGGGAGGAGATAATTTTTACGCCAATCTTCATATTCCGGGAGCGCTGCTCGTGCTATACCAGGAAATTGTCACCACGCGCGATGGTGTTCCCGCCATGCGGGCCGATGCGGCGGATCTTGTGGCCCTGTTCGGTCGGCTTGGTATCGGCCCGACCACCCGGGTCCTGGCCTACGATGCTGCCGGCGGTCTGGATGCCGCCCGTTTCATCTGGACCCTGGCTACGCTGGGTCACGAGCAGGGTGCCGTCCTGGATGGCGGCATGGTGGCCTGGTACCAGGAAAGCAAACCTGTCACACCGGTCGTTCCTTCCGTACCATCTGTCGCGTTCAAACCCGCTCCCACGGAAACGTGGAGCAGCACATGGAACGAGGTACAGAAGATTTCCCAAAGCCAGGATCCGACGATTCTGCTGGATACCCGCAGCGAAGGGGAGTACCTCGGACGCAACCTGAACGGCCCACGCGGGCATATTCCCCGGGCACGGCATCTGGATTGGACGGAAAGCCTGCGGGATCGACAAATGCCGGTGTTGAAAGATCGGCAACTTCTGATGGATTTATTGGCGGCACGCGGGCTGCGTACCCCCGACCAGCCCGTCATCGTTTATTGTCAAACCGCCCACCGGGCCTCTCAGACATGGCTATTGTTGCGCCATCTGGGATTTTCACAGGTGCGCCTCTACGATGGATCCATGGCCGAGTGGGGATTGCGCAACCTGCCCCTGGTGGTCGGGGCCAACCCGCAATAG
- the ffh gene encoding signal recognition particle protein — translation MFDALTNRLDSVFKKLRGRGTLTEANIDDAMREVRMALLEADVNLKVVKEFIVRVKEKAIGMEVLAALSPGQQVIKVVHDELIHLMGDANTTLNLATQPPAVVMMVGLQGSGKTTTTGKLARWLTEKQRKRCLLVSLDIYRPAAMDQLATVGKQAGVTVLPGRPEADPRQIARDALQEARNGGFDVLFLDTAGRLHIDEELMTELAEVKALVNPIEMLLVADAMTGQDAVTVAERFHQRLAITGVVLSKTDGDARGGAALSIRQVTGTPIKFLGTSEKLEGLEPFHPDRLASRILGMGDVITLVETAIEKMDMTKAAQFQEKILTTQFTLEDFLEQIQQMKKMGSMGDLIGMLPGVKQALKGQDLSGADGQLKRVEAIIRSMTREERHKHQVINASRRRRIATGSGTSVQEVNKVLKQFVEMQKMMKKFGKIGKKGFMRGGFPGLPKIPGLPF, via the coding sequence ATGTTTGATGCCCTGACCAATCGACTGGATTCGGTTTTCAAGAAACTGCGGGGACGCGGCACCCTGACGGAAGCCAACATTGACGATGCCATGCGCGAAGTGCGTATGGCCCTGCTGGAGGCGGATGTCAACCTCAAGGTGGTCAAGGAGTTCATCGTCCGGGTCAAGGAAAAAGCCATTGGCATGGAGGTTCTGGCCGCGCTCTCTCCCGGACAACAGGTCATCAAGGTGGTCCATGACGAACTGATCCACCTGATGGGCGATGCCAACACCACCTTGAACCTCGCCACGCAACCCCCCGCCGTGGTGATGATGGTGGGCTTGCAGGGGTCGGGAAAAACCACCACCACCGGCAAGCTGGCCCGCTGGTTGACCGAGAAACAACGTAAACGGTGTCTGCTGGTTTCACTGGATATTTATCGCCCAGCCGCCATGGACCAGTTGGCCACGGTCGGCAAACAGGCCGGCGTGACCGTACTGCCCGGACGCCCGGAGGCCGATCCCCGCCAGATTGCCAGGGATGCCCTGCAAGAAGCCCGCAACGGTGGGTTCGATGTCCTGTTTCTGGATACCGCCGGACGCCTGCATATCGACGAGGAGCTGATGACCGAGCTGGCCGAAGTCAAGGCGCTGGTCAACCCCATCGAAATGTTGCTGGTGGCCGATGCCATGACCGGTCAGGACGCCGTGACCGTGGCCGAACGTTTTCATCAACGCCTGGCCATCACCGGTGTGGTGTTGAGCAAAACCGATGGCGATGCCCGGGGCGGAGCGGCGCTCTCCATTCGCCAGGTTACCGGTACCCCGATCAAATTTTTGGGCACCAGTGAAAAACTGGAAGGTTTGGAACCCTTCCATCCCGACCGTCTTGCCTCCCGCATCCTGGGCATGGGCGATGTGATCACCCTGGTCGAAACCGCCATCGAAAAGATGGACATGACCAAGGCCGCCCAGTTCCAGGAAAAAATTCTCACCACCCAATTCACCCTGGAAGATTTCCTGGAGCAGATCCAGCAAATGAAAAAAATGGGGTCCATGGGTGACCTGATCGGCATGCTGCCGGGCGTCAAACAGGCCCTCAAAGGCCAGGATCTCTCCGGGGCAGATGGTCAGCTCAAGCGGGTGGAAGCCATCATTCGCTCCATGACCCGGGAAGAACGCCACAAACACCAGGTGATCAACGCCTCACGCCGGCGACGGATCGCCACCGGCTCGGGAACCTCCGTCCAGGAAGTCAACAAGGTTTTGAAACAGTTTGTCGAGATGCAGAAAATGATGAAAAAATTCGGGAAAATCGGCAAAAAAGGGTTCATGAGAGGCGGCTTCCCCGGTCTGCCCAAAATTCCCGGCCTGCCGTTTTGA
- the rpmB gene encoding 50S ribosomal protein L28 produces MPKRTFVARKLTIGDKPPLTGHKVSHSNRKTKRKWMSNVQKKSMFSVALGRFINTTVSTRIIRTIDRAGGLDNFLLTTAAEELSAPMRRLQDVIRKQVARKVA; encoded by the coding sequence ATGCCAAAGAGAACTTTCGTGGCCAGAAAACTGACGATAGGCGACAAGCCACCCCTTACCGGACACAAGGTATCCCATTCCAACCGCAAGACCAAACGGAAATGGATGTCGAACGTTCAAAAAAAGTCCATGTTCAGCGTGGCACTGGGGCGTTTCATCAACACCACGGTTTCCACTCGGATCATCCGTACCATTGACCGGGCCGGCGGATTGGACAATTTCCTTCTGACAACGGCGGCTGAGGAACTCTCCGCGCCCATGCGGCGACTCCAGGATGTCATCCGCAAACAGGTGGCCAGAAAGGTCGCCTGA
- a CDS encoding DUF1858 domain-containing protein — MTDIDTAKPMADLIQEHPEVGIILAEMGIECGNCLASQVDTLEDVARMYKLDMERLLLKMREYAANGTGEISGNTAP, encoded by the coding sequence ATGACGGATATCGATACAGCAAAGCCCATGGCAGATTTGATCCAGGAACATCCGGAAGTTGGGATCATTTTGGCCGAGATGGGCATCGAGTGCGGCAATTGTCTGGCCTCCCAGGTTGATACCCTGGAAGACGTGGCCAGAATGTACAAGCTTGACATGGAACGACTCTTGCTGAAAATGCGTGAATATGCAGCAAACGGAACCGGAGAAATCTCCGGAAACACGGCACCATGA
- a CDS encoding tetratricopeptide repeat protein has protein sequence MLRKFWNMLLRMDGWRIVSVVCWLAISSLATAVSGCAAPPTSEVSSTQETSAITSGEDAGDKERVVNQLENSSQDKDVTFQYLLGFMHLREHRYPEAEEAFTRVAELDPKTVDTREIIAQLATQRGDLEKATLYARAAIQLDPKREGTRLLLASLLRTLQKLPEAAEHYEYLIRSGDNADQVRLLLAPLYGLMKDPQRAYRILEPLFNKPGYAWRAHLAMGRVHIDQDEDAKALVSFQDARRLEPDQIEPVLAMGGLLQKMERQADAEKVYRDYLQGNPGSRVIHTRLGRLMLTQDKRQEALEQFQAVTRLAPESIQARLTSALILLSQGAYQEALKELRLAQAIQPDNTGILFYLGQALEAMQQRDEAARIFEKIPKGEPFYMEAQIRLAYHETTHGKGTSAMERIRRLVNEFSDKGEVFLAASVLMLQEKDYAGVVEMANRGLALDAKLSRLIFNRAMAYDKLKRWNEAEKDLVAYLAENPDDPQALNYLGYSWAERNEKLDKSYEYLQKAVKLAPGDGFITDSLGWVLFRLNRLQEALATMREAVRLEPKDPTINEHLGDVLMAVGQVQEAITVWQKALELDADNHLLRDKIQKHANKSQ, from the coding sequence ATGTTGCGGAAGTTCTGGAATATGTTGTTGCGCATGGATGGTTGGCGAATCGTATCGGTGGTGTGTTGGCTGGCCATATCCAGCCTGGCGACGGCGGTTTCCGGCTGCGCAGCACCCCCCACGTCCGAGGTCAGTTCCACACAAGAAACCAGTGCCATTACCAGCGGCGAAGATGCCGGCGACAAAGAGCGTGTTGTCAACCAACTGGAAAATTCTTCCCAGGACAAGGATGTGACGTTCCAGTACCTTCTTGGTTTCATGCATCTGCGCGAACATCGCTATCCAGAGGCCGAAGAGGCTTTCACCCGGGTGGCCGAACTGGATCCCAAAACAGTTGATACTCGTGAAATCATTGCCCAATTGGCCACCCAGCGCGGTGACCTGGAAAAAGCGACTCTCTATGCCAGGGCGGCCATTCAACTGGATCCAAAACGGGAAGGAACCCGTCTGCTGCTCGCTTCCCTGTTGCGCACCCTGCAAAAATTGCCGGAAGCCGCCGAACACTACGAATATCTGATCCGGTCGGGAGACAACGCCGATCAGGTCCGCCTGCTGCTGGCACCCCTCTACGGCCTGATGAAGGATCCCCAACGGGCCTACCGGATTCTTGAACCTCTCTTCAACAAGCCCGGCTATGCCTGGCGTGCCCACCTGGCCATGGGTCGGGTCCACATCGATCAGGATGAGGATGCCAAGGCGCTGGTGTCATTCCAGGATGCCCGGCGCCTGGAGCCGGACCAGATCGAGCCGGTCCTGGCCATGGGCGGCCTGCTCCAGAAAATGGAGCGACAGGCCGATGCCGAAAAGGTCTACCGGGATTATCTTCAGGGCAATCCAGGCAGCCGGGTGATTCATACCCGCCTGGGACGCCTGATGTTGACCCAGGATAAACGCCAGGAAGCCCTGGAACAGTTCCAGGCTGTCACCCGCCTGGCACCCGAAAGCATCCAGGCCCGTTTGACAAGTGCCCTGATCCTGCTCAGTCAGGGAGCCTACCAGGAAGCCCTGAAAGAACTGCGCCTGGCCCAAGCCATCCAACCGGACAACACCGGAATCCTGTTCTATCTCGGACAAGCCCTGGAGGCGATGCAACAACGTGACGAAGCCGCCAGAATTTTTGAAAAAATTCCCAAGGGTGAACCCTTCTACATGGAGGCACAGATTCGTCTGGCCTACCACGAGACAACCCATGGCAAAGGAACATCCGCCATGGAACGCATCCGGCGGCTGGTGAATGAATTCAGCGACAAGGGAGAGGTGTTTCTGGCGGCCAGCGTTCTGATGTTGCAAGAAAAAGATTATGCGGGTGTGGTGGAGATGGCCAACCGGGGCCTGGCCCTGGATGCAAAACTGTCCCGCCTGATATTCAACCGGGCCATGGCCTACGACAAGTTGAAACGCTGGAATGAAGCCGAAAAGGATCTGGTGGCCTATCTGGCCGAGAATCCTGACGACCCGCAGGCTCTCAACTATCTTGGCTACTCCTGGGCCGAGCGGAATGAAAAACTCGATAAATCCTACGAGTATCTGCAAAAAGCCGTCAAACTTGCCCCCGGAGACGGATTCATCACCGACAGCCTCGGCTGGGTATTGTTCCGGCTCAACCGTTTGCAGGAAGCCTTGGCCACCATGCGCGAAGCCGTGCGCCTCGAACCCAAGGATCCAACCATCAACGAACATCTGGGTGATGTCTTGATGGCCGTCGGTCAGGTCCAGGAGGCCATCACGGTTTGGCAAAAAGCATTGGAACTGGATGCGGACAACCATCTCCTGCGGGACAAGATTCAAAAACATGCCAATAAATCTCAATAA
- the ispE gene encoding 4-(cytidine 5'-diphospho)-2-C-methyl-D-erythritol kinase, which produces MTTPPVFSAPAKVNLALRVVGRRADGYHLLQTVMTFFPWQDRLTFHLEEETIRLTCRPAVTKIPEENLVFRTAEHLRRTTGCRQGVHIVLEKHVPDAAGLGGGSSDAATTLLALNRLWNLALSAADLQQIGLTLGADVPIFLGGQAALAEGVGERLTPVPHLPEVPLVVVHPGVGLATRWVFERFAGQLTNHATPINIPDVRRGEKIFGLLENDLEAVAMKLAPVIQRVADALRIVGATATCMSGSGTAVMGVFPALPDAVTAAALVAHQHPEWRVASGTTMNRHPFDTEWQLQKGSCL; this is translated from the coding sequence ATGACCACGCCCCCCGTTTTTTCCGCCCCGGCCAAAGTCAATCTCGCCTTGCGGGTGGTGGGACGGCGGGCGGATGGCTACCATCTGTTGCAAACGGTGATGACCTTCTTTCCCTGGCAAGATCGGCTGACCTTTCACCTGGAAGAAGAGACCATACGGTTGACATGTCGTCCGGCTGTCACCAAAATTCCCGAAGAAAATCTGGTCTTTCGGACCGCTGAACACCTGCGCCGGACCACTGGTTGCCGGCAGGGTGTCCACATCGTTCTGGAAAAACATGTCCCGGACGCCGCCGGTCTGGGCGGAGGCTCTTCGGATGCCGCCACCACCCTCCTGGCCTTGAATCGTCTCTGGAACCTGGCACTCTCCGCTGCGGATTTGCAACAGATTGGCTTGACATTGGGGGCCGATGTGCCCATCTTCCTGGGCGGTCAGGCAGCGCTGGCCGAAGGGGTGGGTGAACGCCTGACCCCGGTGCCACATCTGCCCGAAGTGCCCCTGGTCGTCGTTCACCCCGGGGTGGGCCTTGCCACGCGATGGGTGTTTGAACGGTTCGCCGGGCAATTGACAAACCATGCAACTCCGATTAACATCCCCGATGTTCGTCGTGGCGAGAAGATTTTTGGGTTGCTGGAGAATGATCTGGAAGCCGTGGCCATGAAGTTGGCCCCGGTCATTCAGCGGGTGGCCGATGCGTTGCGAATTGTGGGTGCCACCGCCACCTGCATGTCGGGGAGTGGTACCGCCGTGATGGGCGTGTTTCCTGCGTTGCCAGATGCCGTCACCGCTGCCGCACTTGTGGCACACCAACACCCGGAGTGGCGGGTGGCCAGCGGCACGACCATGAACCGGCATCCATTCGACACCGAATGGCAACTCCAGAAAGGTTCTTGTCTGTAA